A region of Pseudomonas putida DNA encodes the following proteins:
- a CDS encoding MFS transporter — MSQTSSAPLLDERTERLPLSGLLALAMTGFIAILSEILPAGLLDQIAGGMHISQAMAGQWVTAYALGSLLTAIPLVTLTQGWYRRRALLMAIGGFVLFNGLTTLSSSNALTLVLRFFTGAAAGLAWGLIAGHARRMVPVALQGRAMAVAMLGQPLALSLGLPIATWLGALLGWRATFVVVTLAALLLVVWVLRAVPDYPGQAAGKRPAALQVLRTPGVALVLLVIMSWILGHNILYTYIVPLLAAAGMAAEIGQVLMVFGLSALAGIGLVGLLIDRHLRTLVLLSLAGFALATLVLGQASSWAMYLSIALWGLTYGGAPTLLQTACADTAGEGGDVAQSMLVTVWNSAIALGGIIGGLLLTGAGVAWFGPVALVLIGLAWLFAWAGRRSGFVAGSR; from the coding sequence ATGTCCCAGACTTCATCCGCACCACTACTGGATGAGCGCACCGAGCGCTTGCCCCTGAGTGGCCTGCTGGCGCTGGCCATGACCGGCTTCATCGCCATCCTCAGCGAAATCCTTCCCGCCGGTTTACTGGACCAGATCGCCGGTGGCATGCACATCAGTCAGGCCATGGCTGGCCAATGGGTCACGGCCTACGCACTGGGCTCGTTGTTGACGGCCATCCCGCTGGTGACCCTGACCCAGGGGTGGTATCGCCGTCGCGCACTGCTGATGGCAATCGGTGGCTTCGTGCTGTTCAACGGGTTGACAACGTTGTCGTCGTCCAACGCCCTTACCCTGGTGCTGCGCTTTTTTACCGGTGCCGCGGCCGGCCTGGCCTGGGGGCTGATCGCCGGCCATGCCCGGCGCATGGTGCCGGTGGCCTTGCAGGGGCGGGCGATGGCAGTGGCCATGCTGGGGCAGCCGCTAGCCTTGTCCCTCGGCTTGCCCATAGCTACCTGGCTTGGGGCATTGCTGGGGTGGCGTGCCACCTTTGTCGTGGTCACCCTGGCGGCGCTGTTGCTGGTGGTGTGGGTGTTGCGCGCGGTACCGGACTATCCGGGGCAGGCGGCGGGCAAACGCCCCGCGGCGTTGCAAGTGTTGCGTACACCCGGCGTGGCGCTGGTGCTGCTGGTGATCATGAGCTGGATCCTCGGCCACAACATTCTTTATACCTACATCGTGCCGCTGCTGGCGGCGGCGGGGATGGCAGCTGAAATCGGTCAGGTGTTGATGGTATTCGGCCTGTCGGCGCTGGCGGGTATCGGGCTGGTCGGGCTGTTGATCGATCGGCATCTGCGCACGCTGGTCTTGCTCAGCCTTGCCGGTTTTGCCCTGGCCACGCTGGTGCTGGGGCAGGCGTCCTCCTGGGCGATGTACCTGAGCATCGCACTGTGGGGCCTGACCTACGGTGGCGCGCCGACGTTACTGCAGACGGCCTGCGCGGACACGGCGGGCGAGGGTGGTGATGTGGCGCAGTCGATGCTGGTGACGGTGTGGAACAGTGCTATCGCCTTGGGGGGGATCATTGGCGGGCTGCTGCTGACGGGGGCTGGTGTGGCGTGGTTTGGCCCTGTGGCGCTGGTGCTGATTGGCCTGGCGTGGCTATTCGCCTGGGCAGGGCGGCGTAGCGGGTTCGTGGCAGGCTCGCGCTAG
- a CDS encoding DNA polymerase II yields the protein MDLQQGFVLTRHWHDTPEGTCVELWLATDQGPRQLRLAPQVSVAFIPQAHAAHARVLLANEPGVELKPLQLRDFDQRPVLGLYCRQHRQLMQLEQRLRNAGVEVYEADIRPPERYLMERFITAPVQFTGQPDAHGVVCDAQLKPLPDYRPPLRLVSLDIETSERGELYSIALEGCGQRQVYMLGPANGDSSAVDFDLQYCDDRAALLECLNQWMARHDPDAIIGWNLVQFDLRLLHEHARQLQVPLAIGRKGALMTLRAHASGGHVFADAPGRLLIDGIEALRSATWSFPSFSLENVAQTLLGEGKAISTPYQRMDEINRMFAEDKPSLALYNLKDCELVTRIFAHTRLLDFLLERASVTGLAVDRSGGSVAAFCHLYMPQMHRLGFVAPNLGSRPDEASPGGFVMDSRPGLYDSVLVLDYKSLYPSIIRTFLIDPVGLAEGLRQPDDQHSVAGFRGGRFSRSRHCLPAIVERVWQGREAAKRAGNAPLSQALKIIMNAFYGVLGSSGCRFFDPRLASSITLRGHQIMRQTRELIEARGFDVIYGDTDSTFVWLKGAHDEDAAARIGRELVAEVNLWWRQHLHDSMGLESALELQFETHYRRFLMPTIRGTEEGSKKRYAGLVQRADGSEEMVYKGLESVRTDWSPLARQFQQALYGRIFRGQPYRDYVRQYVQQTLAGELDELMVYRKRLRRPLADYQRNVPPHVRAARLADEYNSRLGRPRQYQNGGWISYLITTAGPEPLESLQAPIDYEHYLSRQLQPVADAILPFVGDDFAALTGRQLPLF from the coding sequence GTGGATTTGCAGCAGGGCTTTGTCCTGACCCGGCATTGGCATGACACACCCGAAGGCACGTGCGTGGAGTTGTGGCTGGCTACGGACCAGGGGCCGCGTCAACTTCGCCTGGCGCCGCAGGTCTCGGTGGCGTTCATCCCTCAGGCGCACGCCGCGCATGCTCGGGTGCTGCTGGCCAACGAGCCGGGTGTCGAGCTCAAACCCTTGCAACTGCGCGATTTCGATCAACGCCCGGTGCTGGGCCTGTACTGCCGCCAGCATCGTCAATTGATGCAACTGGAGCAACGCTTGCGCAACGCCGGCGTCGAGGTTTACGAAGCGGACATCCGCCCCCCCGAACGCTATCTGATGGAGCGCTTCATCACGGCCCCCGTGCAGTTCACCGGCCAGCCGGATGCCCATGGCGTGGTCTGCGATGCCCAGCTCAAGCCACTGCCGGATTACCGTCCGCCACTGCGTCTTGTGTCGCTGGATATCGAGACCAGCGAGCGCGGTGAGCTCTACAGTATTGCCCTTGAAGGCTGCGGCCAGCGCCAGGTGTACATGCTTGGCCCGGCAAACGGTGACAGCAGCGCCGTGGACTTCGACCTGCAGTACTGCGACGACCGTGCCGCGCTGCTCGAATGCCTCAACCAATGGATGGCCCGGCACGATCCGGATGCGATCATCGGCTGGAACCTGGTGCAGTTCGACCTGCGTCTGTTACACGAGCACGCCAGGCAACTGCAGGTGCCTTTGGCCATAGGGCGCAAGGGTGCGCTCATGACCCTGCGCGCTCACGCCAGCGGTGGCCATGTGTTTGCCGATGCCCCTGGGCGGCTGCTGATCGATGGCATCGAAGCACTGCGTTCGGCCACCTGGAGCTTCCCCTCGTTCAGCCTGGAGAACGTTGCCCAGACGCTGCTGGGCGAGGGCAAGGCCATCAGCACGCCTTATCAGCGCATGGACGAAATCAACCGCATGTTCGCCGAGGACAAGCCGTCGCTGGCGCTTTACAACCTCAAGGACTGCGAACTGGTCACGCGCATATTCGCCCATACCCGGCTGCTCGACTTTTTGCTCGAACGTGCCTCCGTCACCGGGTTGGCCGTGGACCGAAGCGGTGGCTCGGTGGCGGCGTTCTGCCATTTGTACATGCCGCAGATGCACCGCCTGGGCTTTGTCGCACCCAATCTCGGCAGCCGCCCCGACGAGGCCAGCCCCGGTGGCTTCGTCATGGACTCACGCCCCGGTCTCTACGATTCGGTACTGGTGCTGGACTACAAGAGCCTGTACCCCTCGATCATCCGTACCTTCCTGATCGACCCGGTAGGGTTGGCCGAAGGCCTGCGCCAGCCCGATGACCAACATTCGGTGGCAGGTTTTCGGGGTGGGCGCTTCTCGCGCAGCCGGCACTGCCTGCCAGCGATCGTCGAACGTGTGTGGCAAGGCAGGGAGGCGGCCAAACGCGCGGGTAACGCGCCGCTGTCGCAGGCACTGAAAATCATCATGAACGCCTTCTACGGCGTTCTGGGCTCCAGTGGCTGCCGCTTCTTCGACCCGCGCCTGGCATCGTCGATCACCCTGCGTGGGCACCAGATCATGCGCCAGACCCGTGAGCTGATCGAAGCGCGTGGCTTTGATGTGATCTACGGCGATACCGACTCTACCTTCGTCTGGCTCAAGGGCGCCCATGACGAGGACGCCGCAGCGCGCATAGGCCGTGAGCTGGTGGCAGAGGTCAACCTCTGGTGGCGCCAACATCTGCACGACTCCATGGGCCTGGAGAGCGCCCTTGAGTTGCAGTTCGAAACCCATTACCGACGCTTCCTGATGCCGACCATTCGCGGTACCGAAGAAGGCAGCAAGAAGCGCTACGCCGGCCTGGTGCAGCGCGCCGACGGCAGCGAGGAGATGGTGTACAAAGGGCTGGAGTCGGTACGCACCGATTGGTCGCCGTTGGCCAGGCAGTTCCAGCAGGCGTTGTACGGGCGGATCTTCCGTGGCCAACCCTACCGTGATTATGTGCGTCAGTACGTGCAGCAAACCCTGGCCGGCGAACTCGATGAACTGATGGTCTATCGCAAGCGCTTGCGCCGGCCGCTGGCTGACTACCAGCGGAACGTACCGCCCCATGTGCGTGCTGCGCGCCTTGCCGATGAATACAACAGCCGTCTCGGGCGCCCCCGGCAATACCAGAACGGTGGCTGGATCAGCTACCTGATCACCACTGCCGGCCCTGAACCCTTGGAAAGCCTGCAGGCGCCAATCGACTACGAGCACTACCTGAGCCGCCAGTTGCAGCCGGTGGCCGATGCCATCTTGCCCTTTGTCGGGGATGATTTCGCGGCGCTGACGGGCCGCCAGTTGCCATTGTTCTGA
- a CDS encoding NEL-type E3 ubiquitin ligase domain-containing protein has translation MGTTQSSGEPRPDTRQRDSEAFQDDIIGKRLPRWLRQAPVDQLPKISHALAKSLACRQQLSTLLGKIDDIEDFVASALQKALTERYAFTYNVRRLTFLEGRREPVINTQPVGAHLTEVVYEEKPLLEVVLRNFTAEQASSGGQPVGNRLLVPRSGEPKPPTAVAFAALCRELDLGARYQRHLDAVLKPANDEKRIVSMLVDATRYAMLVDGYKARQDGVLDASELKLLVGMCLDGKVLRLAGDLVVPKRLSLLGCALEQVVVLDVIDQGPLFNTTRRLLMHVPGDPVAPWSAFEDLKALNRALGHRLRVKSYQRFFRRFVPRRDSQAFFASVIPVFDDLPAWASRDLKPHLQAYPSPLFNALAQSRIRQIKEDAAMIVVPVARLDREVQRAHDERLVAEGWALLNLASFFVPGLGLAMLAVTVWEVLGEVYHGVEALHDGDAQEALDHLTNVATDLAALAATVAGVTVARRLWARSAVVDAMLPARLEDGSSKLWQQDLAAYRSVAPSTAAAQDALGIRRQSGQAWVEMEGHYYPVIEPAKDGQWQLRPRGGNGPALCHNGAGAWRVWSEQPAQWDDPHRMFRRFGAPLDSMTDEQIDQVLGFHELSADHLRAMHVYGRAPEPGMLDSAERSRLDQRIRQLISRLRAGERVQDATVLQHARRLAGAEGVSDQALAELVWAQRRHLLGNLYETVQASDSPASALLRKVFPGLHCRAAQALVAAASGDDRRRLLQSGRVPLNLAEAARHSVSDIRRVRVFEALFLDTPQNADLARVVLGLLKYLPGAEQGVRWRLFEGHLAGPLLSATVDGAQAFDLVHHNGTFQLLDAQGARRGEAGELFEVLVAAYTAQQRTAMQVGDPFAHNLRVLLGREALKRRAEIQGLLGAQRPGIFRLPQRLADGRLGYPLGGRNSGGPGRPQRALAVTVRELFPSFSDEQVAIWSDNVRRSGRNLETVLAELRAEYRVLRNSLEAWVGEAEGEVREDRDCMRGTLLDCWRRTTDAGQTHLDTDQNYRMVLYNMRPGGLPEIPAQVSFAHVSDVSLLRMELQEIPASFMLAFPRLRMLDLGGNFLTRIPQPLLQMQALRQLTLTHNRIVLTTSQAATLASSTTLCYLDLSHNPLGRTFTLSGLTSLRWLNLRDTGLTHFPHGVTNRSSLIFMDMRENRIREIPPWFYQMAPGLRRRIRLAGNPLEEAELVRLQGALMAPAVALDETLLREQLEHAREVWGDAVGTRFRGLLLAAWESVDVGDAADRFFRVLQQLLQSADYHINAQALAQRVLALLQAMAKEPALRDALLDIANDEWGCQDGATWCLSNLELNVLVWQARAAEQGNTEQALITLGRRLWRLDEVDRLAVGDILNRGGNPDESEVGLAYRLGLRDRLNLPIAVGDMSFRALAGVTEAHLARAQAQVLEAETQEEVARSLVDRTFWQAHLERAQPARFAQVDRPFRRRLDRVLDDEALTDEARQAESDAILGAQRAARRGLMLDLTLAALEAGPADAGINV, from the coding sequence ATGGGCACTACACAATCGTCGGGTGAGCCGCGCCCGGACACGCGGCAGCGCGACAGCGAAGCGTTTCAGGACGACATCATCGGTAAGCGCCTACCCCGTTGGCTACGACAAGCGCCGGTCGATCAGTTGCCCAAGATCAGTCATGCACTGGCCAAGAGCCTCGCGTGTCGTCAGCAGCTGAGCACGCTGCTGGGGAAAATCGACGATATCGAAGATTTCGTCGCTTCGGCGCTTCAGAAGGCGCTCACTGAGCGCTATGCGTTCACCTACAACGTGCGCCGACTGACCTTTCTCGAAGGGCGCCGGGAACCGGTGATCAACACTCAGCCTGTAGGGGCTCACCTGACAGAAGTGGTGTATGAGGAAAAGCCACTGCTTGAGGTGGTTCTGCGTAACTTTACTGCCGAACAGGCCAGCTCAGGCGGCCAGCCTGTGGGCAATAGGCTGCTGGTGCCACGCTCGGGCGAGCCTAAACCTCCCACCGCTGTCGCATTCGCCGCGCTGTGCCGCGAGCTGGACCTGGGGGCGCGCTACCAACGTCATCTGGATGCGGTCCTGAAGCCTGCCAATGACGAGAAGCGCATTGTGTCGATGCTGGTGGATGCAACCCGTTACGCCATGCTGGTAGATGGGTACAAGGCCAGGCAGGACGGCGTGCTGGATGCCAGCGAGCTGAAACTGCTGGTGGGCATGTGCCTTGATGGCAAGGTGCTGCGCTTGGCCGGTGACCTGGTGGTGCCCAAGCGCCTGAGCTTGCTTGGGTGCGCGCTTGAGCAAGTCGTGGTGCTTGATGTAATCGACCAAGGCCCCTTGTTCAACACCACGCGTCGCTTGCTGATGCATGTACCGGGTGACCCGGTGGCGCCCTGGAGTGCGTTCGAAGACCTCAAGGCACTTAATCGAGCATTGGGCCATCGCTTGCGCGTCAAGTCGTACCAGCGGTTTTTCAGGCGCTTCGTGCCAAGACGCGACAGCCAAGCTTTTTTTGCCTCGGTGATCCCGGTTTTTGACGATCTGCCGGCCTGGGCCAGTCGTGACCTGAAACCCCATCTGCAGGCTTACCCTTCACCGTTGTTCAACGCCCTTGCGCAGTCGCGCATCCGCCAGATCAAAGAGGACGCGGCGATGATCGTGGTGCCGGTGGCCCGGCTCGACCGTGAGGTGCAGCGCGCTCATGACGAACGGCTGGTTGCTGAAGGCTGGGCGCTGCTCAACCTGGCGTCGTTTTTTGTTCCGGGCCTGGGGCTGGCTATGCTGGCGGTGACCGTCTGGGAGGTGCTGGGCGAGGTGTACCACGGCGTCGAAGCGTTGCATGACGGCGATGCTCAGGAAGCACTCGACCATCTGACCAACGTCGCGACTGACCTTGCAGCGCTCGCAGCCACAGTGGCGGGGGTGACCGTGGCGCGGCGGTTGTGGGCACGTTCAGCGGTGGTCGATGCCATGCTGCCTGCGCGGCTAGAAGACGGTAGCAGCAAGCTTTGGCAGCAGGACCTGGCAGCTTATCGCAGTGTCGCACCCAGTACTGCGGCCGCTCAGGATGCGCTGGGTATTCGACGTCAAAGCGGCCAGGCATGGGTCGAAATGGAGGGGCACTACTACCCGGTGATCGAGCCCGCCAAGGATGGCCAGTGGCAGCTTCGTCCGCGCGGTGGGAATGGGCCTGCGTTATGTCACAACGGCGCTGGCGCCTGGCGAGTCTGGAGTGAGCAGCCAGCGCAATGGGACGACCCCCACCGCATGTTCCGTCGATTTGGCGCACCCTTGGATAGCATGACGGACGAGCAGATCGACCAAGTCCTGGGTTTTCATGAGCTGAGTGCGGATCATCTGCGGGCCATGCATGTGTATGGCCGTGCGCCAGAACCCGGCATGCTCGACAGTGCCGAACGCTCCCGGCTCGACCAGCGGATTCGTCAGCTGATCAGCCGTTTGCGTGCGGGTGAGCGAGTGCAAGATGCCACTGTCCTCCAGCATGCCCGGCGCCTGGCAGGGGCAGAGGGTGTGTCGGACCAGGCCTTGGCCGAGCTGGTCTGGGCCCAGCGTCGTCATTTGCTGGGGAACCTGTATGAAACGGTGCAGGCCAGCGACAGCCCCGCAAGTGCATTGCTGCGCAAAGTGTTCCCTGGCTTGCATTGCCGGGCCGCGCAGGCACTGGTGGCCGCGGCCAGCGGGGACGATCGTCGACGCTTGTTGCAAAGTGGGCGGGTGCCATTGAACCTGGCCGAAGCAGCCAGGCACAGCGTCTCGGACATCCGCAGGGTTCGCGTGTTCGAAGCGTTGTTCCTGGATACCCCACAGAACGCCGATTTGGCTCGCGTCGTACTGGGGCTGCTCAAGTACTTGCCTGGCGCTGAGCAAGGGGTGCGTTGGCGTTTGTTCGAAGGCCATCTCGCCGGGCCGCTGCTGTCAGCGACCGTAGACGGCGCACAGGCATTCGACCTCGTGCACCACAATGGCACCTTTCAATTGCTTGATGCTCAAGGGGCGCGGCGAGGTGAAGCTGGCGAGTTGTTCGAGGTGCTGGTCGCGGCCTACACGGCGCAACAGCGCACGGCCATGCAGGTTGGCGACCCCTTCGCCCATAACCTCAGGGTCTTGTTGGGGCGTGAAGCCCTGAAACGACGCGCCGAAATCCAAGGTTTGCTGGGCGCCCAGCGCCCAGGCATCTTCCGCCTCCCGCAGCGCTTGGCCGATGGCCGCTTAGGTTACCCCTTGGGTGGGCGTAACTCGGGTGGCCCGGGCAGGCCACAGAGGGCATTGGCGGTAACCGTGCGTGAACTGTTCCCCTCCTTCAGTGATGAGCAGGTGGCGATATGGAGCGACAATGTTCGGCGCTCGGGGCGTAATCTGGAAACAGTATTGGCCGAGCTGCGCGCAGAGTACAGGGTGTTGCGCAACAGCCTGGAAGCGTGGGTCGGGGAGGCCGAAGGCGAGGTAAGGGAAGACCGGGACTGCATGCGCGGCACATTGCTGGATTGTTGGCGGCGCACGACCGACGCCGGGCAAACGCACCTCGATACCGATCAGAACTACCGCATGGTCCTGTACAACATGAGGCCCGGTGGGCTACCGGAAATACCGGCGCAGGTCAGCTTTGCCCATGTTTCCGATGTATCCCTGCTGCGCATGGAATTGCAGGAAATTCCCGCGAGTTTCATGCTTGCATTTCCGCGTCTGCGCATGCTGGATCTGGGCGGAAATTTCTTGACGCGAATACCGCAGCCGCTTTTGCAAATGCAGGCGTTGCGTCAGCTGACCTTGACCCACAATCGGATCGTGTTGACCACCAGCCAAGCCGCTACGTTGGCAAGCTCCACAACGCTGTGCTACCTCGACTTGTCCCATAACCCATTGGGCCGCACCTTTACCTTGAGTGGGTTGACCTCTCTGCGCTGGTTGAACTTGCGTGACACTGGCCTGACGCACTTTCCCCACGGCGTGACCAATCGTTCGAGCCTGATTTTCATGGACATGCGCGAAAACCGTATCAGGGAGATCCCGCCGTGGTTCTATCAAATGGCGCCGGGGCTACGGCGGCGTATCAGGCTGGCCGGTAACCCACTGGAGGAGGCTGAGCTGGTGCGTCTGCAGGGGGCTCTCATGGCGCCTGCTGTCGCGCTGGACGAGACGCTGCTTCGCGAGCAGCTTGAGCATGCCCGGGAGGTATGGGGGGATGCTGTCGGGACGCGCTTTCGTGGCCTGCTGCTGGCGGCCTGGGAGTCGGTGGATGTGGGGGATGCAGCTGATCGCTTCTTCCGAGTGCTGCAGCAACTGCTGCAGTCTGCGGATTACCACATCAACGCACAAGCCCTCGCCCAGCGGGTACTTGCCTTGTTGCAGGCGATGGCCAAGGAACCGGCCCTGCGCGATGCCTTGCTGGATATCGCCAATGACGAGTGGGGGTGTCAGGACGGCGCTACCTGGTGCCTGAGCAATCTTGAACTGAATGTGCTGGTGTGGCAGGCCCGGGCCGCTGAACAAGGCAACACGGAGCAAGCGTTGATTACGTTGGGGCGGCGTTTGTGGCGCCTGGATGAAGTTGACCGGCTGGCTGTGGGAGACATTCTTAATCGTGGTGGCAACCCGGATGAGAGTGAAGTGGGGCTCGCTTATCGCCTTGGCTTGCGTGACCGCTTGAACTTGCCCATCGCAGTGGGTGACATGAGTTTTCGCGCCCTGGCAGGTGTCACTGAAGCGCACCTTGCACGGGCCCAGGCGCAAGTGCTTGAAGCCGAGACGCAGGAAGAAGTCGCACGCTCGCTGGTAGACCGAACGTTCTGGCAGGCGCACCTGGAACGTGCTCAGCCGGCGCGCTTCGCTCAGGTCGACAGGCCGTTCCGGCGCCGTCTCGATCGTGTGCTTGACGACGAGGCACTGACTGACGAGGCCAGGCAGGCAGAGTCTGATGCGATTCTTGGTGCGCAGCGTGCCGCTCGGCGCGGGCTGATGCTCGACCTGACGCTGGCGGCATTGGAGGCCGGGCCGGCAGATGCGGGCATCAACGTGTGA
- a CDS encoding DUF4174 domain-containing protein: MLVRSLTLATLLAVTSPLFAADSDAPLAKELGKARPLVIIAPSSADPTLLGLNKALEDPQIQKAFKERSLVLYSVAKMVGKREDKNLEQQTTMALIRELKLGASAGTKVILVGKDGERHMLKDDATGEPIDPQAILKAVDDLPASEKAVAAPEPVAAAPEAKGKDSKPAKPVKPAKPAAPPKPLED; encoded by the coding sequence ATGCTCGTCCGGTCACTGACCCTCGCCACCTTGCTCGCCGTCACCAGTCCTCTGTTCGCCGCCGACAGCGATGCGCCTTTGGCCAAGGAATTGGGCAAGGCACGGCCTTTGGTGATCATCGCCCCCAGTTCAGCCGACCCGACGTTACTTGGGTTGAATAAAGCCCTGGAAGACCCGCAGATCCAGAAGGCCTTCAAGGAGCGCAGCCTGGTGCTGTACAGCGTGGCCAAAATGGTGGGCAAGCGCGAAGACAAGAACCTTGAGCAGCAGACCACCATGGCGCTGATCCGCGAACTCAAACTGGGTGCAAGCGCAGGCACCAAAGTGATCCTCGTTGGCAAGGACGGTGAACGGCACATGCTCAAGGATGACGCGACGGGCGAGCCGATCGACCCGCAGGCGATCCTCAAGGCGGTCGATGATCTGCCGGCGAGCGAGAAGGCCGTGGCTGCACCGGAGCCTGTAGCGGCAGCACCTGAAGCCAAGGGTAAGGACAGCAAACCTGCGAAACCGGTTAAACCCGCCAAGCCTGCAGCGCCGCCCAAGCCGCTGGAGGACTGA
- a CDS encoding DUF692 domain-containing protein: MTTSPLFAGLGLRRGLMPELLALEEGAVDFLECAPENWIGVGGAYGQGLAQLSERFALTCHGLSLSLGGSLPLDRGFLDQTRQFLDRHRVRLYSEHLSYCSDDGHLYDLMPIPFTEEAVHHVAARIRQAQDHLQRRIAVENISYYAAPYQAMSELEFICAVLDEADCDLLLDVNNVFVNACNHAYDAQAFLHGLPQARVTGMHVAGHYDEAHDLKVDTHGAPVKEDVWSLFATACIRFGAKPTVLERDFNYPPLAELLEETARIRAVQQEVAHERSVA; this comes from the coding sequence ATGACTACCTCACCCTTGTTTGCAGGCCTTGGCCTGCGCCGTGGCCTGATGCCCGAGTTGTTGGCCCTTGAAGAGGGCGCAGTGGACTTTCTCGAGTGTGCGCCGGAAAACTGGATCGGTGTCGGCGGGGCCTATGGCCAAGGCCTGGCGCAACTGAGTGAACGCTTTGCGCTGACCTGCCATGGCTTGTCCCTGTCCCTTGGCGGCAGCCTGCCGCTTGATCGAGGCTTTCTGGATCAGACCCGGCAGTTTCTCGATCGTCATCGGGTACGGCTGTACAGCGAACACCTGAGTTACTGCAGCGATGACGGCCACCTCTACGACTTGATGCCGATCCCCTTCACCGAAGAGGCAGTGCATCATGTCGCCGCCAGGATTCGCCAGGCGCAGGACCACCTGCAGCGGCGCATCGCCGTGGAAAACATCAGCTACTACGCGGCGCCCTACCAGGCGATGAGCGAGCTGGAGTTCATCTGTGCGGTACTCGACGAAGCCGATTGCGACCTGCTGCTGGACGTCAACAACGTGTTCGTCAACGCCTGTAACCATGCTTACGATGCGCAGGCGTTCCTGCACGGGCTGCCGCAGGCCAGGGTTACCGGCATGCACGTGGCGGGGCACTATGACGAGGCCCACGACCTCAAGGTCGATACCCACGGAGCACCGGTGAAGGAGGACGTCTGGTCGTTGTTCGCGACTGCCTGCATACGCTTCGGCGCCAAACCGACGGTGCTCGAGCGTGACTTCAACTATCCGCCGTTGGCCGAACTGCTCGAAGAGACGGCCCGCATCCGTGCTGTACAGCAGGAGGTGGCGCATGAGCGAAGTGTTGCGTGA
- a CDS encoding DUF2063 domain-containing protein has product MSEVLREQQFTLARHLRDPARHAPPPGIEARRLKVYRELFYGAIEGLLAGSFPVMRQTLGEACWHARVRDFYANYRSQTPLFTEIAEAFIDYLQGIKPDAPWQLELAHYEWVEAQLYLSDAQDPAHDPQGDLLLGEPLLSCTARVLAYRWPVERIGPGYQPQQAPEVPTLLLVYRDAGLQVRFARLAPMAYRLLAEVRGTGQQRLQALGGDQEQGLALLESLRAQGIVIGTC; this is encoded by the coding sequence ATGAGCGAAGTGTTGCGTGAACAGCAGTTCACCCTGGCGCGGCACCTGCGCGACCCCGCCCGGCATGCCCCGCCGCCTGGCATCGAGGCGCGCCGTTTGAAGGTTTACCGTGAGCTGTTCTACGGCGCTATCGAAGGCTTGTTGGCCGGCAGTTTCCCGGTGATGCGGCAAACCCTGGGCGAGGCGTGCTGGCATGCCCGGGTGCGTGATTTCTATGCCAACTATCGCAGCCAGACCCCCTTATTCACCGAGATCGCCGAGGCGTTCATCGACTACCTCCAGGGGATCAAGCCCGATGCCCCGTGGCAGCTTGAGCTTGCCCATTACGAGTGGGTCGAAGCCCAGCTCTACCTGAGCGATGCCCAAGACCCGGCCCATGACCCACAAGGCGACCTGCTGCTGGGTGAACCGCTGCTGTCGTGTACGGCCAGGGTGTTGGCCTACCGCTGGCCGGTCGAGCGTATTGGCCCTGGCTATCAGCCCCAGCAAGCGCCTGAGGTGCCCACGTTGCTGCTGGTGTACCGTGACGCCGGGTTGCAGGTGCGCTTCGCTCGCCTTGCGCCCATGGCTTATCGCTTGTTGGCAGAGGTGAGGGGGACCGGCCAGCAGCGTTTGCAAGCACTGGGAGGGGATCAAGAGCAAGGCCTGGCTTTGCTGGAAAGCTTGCGCGCGCAAGGCATTGTCATCGGGACATGCTGA
- a CDS encoding DoxX family protein, with protein MTTLTRTFSHIDRIGNWSADLPLRLFLAWEFFESGLEKLHGANWFGDLQSSFPFPFSALPAELNWQLSMWAELILPLLLLLGLGTRLASAGLMVITVVAIAAVHWPAQWSSLAELAQGYAITDQGFGNFKLPLIYLVALLPLLLKGAGRLSLDRWLEARLAARA; from the coding sequence ATGACAACCCTTACTCGCACTTTCAGCCACATTGACCGTATCGGGAATTGGAGTGCCGACCTGCCACTGCGCCTGTTTCTGGCCTGGGAATTTTTCGAGTCCGGCCTGGAGAAACTCCATGGCGCCAACTGGTTCGGCGACCTGCAGTCCAGCTTCCCGTTCCCCTTTAGCGCACTGCCGGCAGAACTGAACTGGCAACTGTCGATGTGGGCCGAGCTGATCCTGCCTTTGCTGCTGTTGCTGGGCCTGGGAACACGCCTGGCCTCGGCCGGGCTCATGGTCATCACGGTGGTGGCCATCGCTGCGGTGCATTGGCCGGCACAGTGGTCAAGCCTGGCGGAACTGGCACAGGGGTATGCCATCACCGACCAGGGTTTCGGCAACTTCAAGTTGCCCCTGATCTACCTGGTGGCGCTACTGCCCTTGCTGCTCAAAGGGGCCGGCCGCCTGAGCCTTGACCGCTGGCTTGAAGCACGGCTCGCCGCGAGGGCTTGA